GAGGGCGACTTTGTCATGGCCGCGGAAAAGGTCACACCCGAAAAGATCAATTTTCTGGCCAAGTATGGACGGGGTTTGATCTGCGTGGCGATGACCGGTGAGCGTCTGGACGAGCTGGACCTGCAGCCGATGGTGACCGATAACACCGCACACCTGGGAACGATGTTCACCGTATCGGTTGACGCGCGGCGCAATACCACGACAGGTATTTCTGCCCAAGACCGGGCAGAGACGGTGCGTGCCCTGATTGACCCTGCGACCAAACCGCGCGACCTTGCCAGGCCAGGACATATCTTTCCGCTCCGGGCACAGCCCGGCGGTGTACTCAGCAGGGCAGGACACACTGAGGCGGCCGTAGACCTGGCGCGACTGGCCGGCCTGTATCCTGCGGGCGTGCTCTGCGAGATCATGGACGAAGACGGCACTATGGCACGAGTGCCGCGTCTCCGCAAGCTCGCCAAGCGCTTTGGTTTGAAGATGATCACCGTGCGGGACCTGATCGAGTATCGCTCCCGTACCGAAGTGCTCGTCAAGAAGGTAGTCACCACTTCTTTCCCAACGAAATACGGCAGGTTTGTCCTACACCTGTACGAAAGCGCCATCGATGAGCACCATCACCTGGCGGTAGTCAAAGGGGAGGTGAACACGGAAGAGCCGGTGCTGGTGCGTGTGCACTCCCAGTGTTTGACTGGCGACGTGTTTGGCTCTCTGCGCTGTGACTGCGGCGAGCAGCTGGAAAAAGCGCTCCAAGCCATCGAGAAAGAAGGCCGCGGCGTGCTGCTTTACATGCGCCAGGAAGGCCGCGGCATAGGATTGGCAAACAAGTTGGTGGCCTATCGCCTGCAGGAGTTGGGGCGCGACACTGTGGAGGCAAACGAAGAGTTGGGCTTCAAAGCCGACCTGCGTGACTATGGCATAGGTGCGCAAATTCTGCGCGATCTGGGCATTAGAAAGATTCGCCTGCTAACCAACAACCCGCGCAAGATCATAGGTCTAACAGGACACGGGCTGGAGGTGGTGGAGCGCGTCCCCATCGAAGTGCCCCCCAATCCGGTCAATGCCGCCTACCTGGAGACGAAGCGCGACAAACTCGGCCATCTTATTCTACAGGCAGAAGGTGACCGTAGCCTCAACGAGGAGGAAATGGCCCTCTGCAGGTGTGTCAAGTAGGGCTTTGTTACGCATTGATTTGCGGAAAGTGGAGGGACAATGCCGCTAACAACCGAGGGTTTGCTGAGCGCCAAGGACCGGTCATTCGCCATTGTGGTGAGCCGATTCAACGAGCTGATTTCCAAGCAGCTTCTGGAGGGAGCACTGGACTGTTTGCGGCGTCATGGGGCTGCTGAAGATAAGGTCCATGTAGTGTGGGTTCCGGGTTCATTCGAAATACCCGCTGTGGCGCAGCGCCTTGCTGCTTCCAAGCGCTACGACGCGGTGATCTGCTTGGGGGCTGTGATTCGGGGTGCCACGCCCCACTTTGAGTATATCGCGGCAGAGGTGACCAAGGGCATCGCGCACGTGGGACTTACCACTGGAGTGCCGACCATTTACGGAGTGCTGACCCCGGATAACCTGGAGCAGGCTTTGGAACGGGCTGGTACCAAGGCCGGCAATAAAGGGTGGCAAGCGGCTCTCAGTGCCATCGAGATGGCCGACCTGTTCGCACGCCTGGCGTAGCAGGCCTATAATCACACTTCAATGGCGAACTCTTTTTCCCTATCCCGGCGCCGAATGTTCAGATCGACACGTGACATACTCTTAATCTGCGTCTGCGCCTGCTCTACGCTCAGGGCGGCAGTGGGAGACTGGAAAACCTTCACGTCCGTCAGCAGCGTGCGCACCTTGG
This DNA window, taken from candidate division KSB1 bacterium, encodes the following:
- a CDS encoding bifunctional 3,4-dihydroxy-2-butanone-4-phosphate synthase/GTP cyclohydrolase II, with protein sequence MPEVFDSVESAIEAYRRGDILIVVDDEDRENEGDFVMAAEKVTPEKINFLAKYGRGLICVAMTGERLDELDLQPMVTDNTAHLGTMFTVSVDARRNTTTGISAQDRAETVRALIDPATKPRDLARPGHIFPLRAQPGGVLSRAGHTEAAVDLARLAGLYPAGVLCEIMDEDGTMARVPRLRKLAKRFGLKMITVRDLIEYRSRTEVLVKKVVTTSFPTKYGRFVLHLYESAIDEHHHLAVVKGEVNTEEPVLVRVHSQCLTGDVFGSLRCDCGEQLEKALQAIEKEGRGVLLYMRQEGRGIGLANKLVAYRLQELGRDTVEANEELGFKADLRDYGIGAQILRDLGIRKIRLLTNNPRKIIGLTGHGLEVVERVPIEVPPNPVNAAYLETKRDKLGHLILQAEGDRSLNEEEMALCRCVK
- the ribE gene encoding 6,7-dimethyl-8-ribityllumazine synthase, which encodes MPLTTEGLLSAKDRSFAIVVSRFNELISKQLLEGALDCLRRHGAAEDKVHVVWVPGSFEIPAVAQRLAASKRYDAVICLGAVIRGATPHFEYIAAEVTKGIAHVGLTTGVPTIYGVLTPDNLEQALERAGTKAGNKGWQAALSAIEMADLFARLA